TGCTCTTGGCAGGCCTCGTATTAGGCGCCTGTGCTAAGGCGACCCCCACGCCGGCTCCGGTCCAAACCGAAGCCCCGGCCATGGGCGAAACCCAGGAGGCTTCCGAAGCCCCCGAGGCTCCGGAAGCCACCGAAGCACCTGCCGCTGCCAAGGAGGTCATCCTCACCATCGGCTTCACCGAATCCCAGACTGGGAAGTACAATGTCTCCTCCGGGCGGCAGGCGAAAGGCCTACGCTTGTGGATGGATCAGGTGAACGCCGCCGGCGGCATCAAGTTGAGCGACGGTACCGTGGTCAAGTTCAAGGCCGTGTCTTACGACGATGAGTCGAGCAAGGACCGCGTCCAGGAACTCTACACCCGCCTGGCCACCGAGGACAACGCCGACTTCCTCATCAGCCCCTACTCCAGCGGTCTGACCGCGGCCGCCGCCATCATTGCCGAGCAGTACGGCAAGGTCATGCTCACCACCGGTGCGGCCAGCGACTCCACCTACAAGCAGGGCTACACCCAGGTCTTCCAGATCTACACCCCCGCCAGCCGGTACCTCACTGGTGCAACGGATCTGCTGATGGATCTGGACCCTGCCGTCAAGAAGGTGGCCTTCGTGTATGAAAACAGCAAGTTCTCCACCGCGGTGGTGGAAGCCGCCAAAGCCTACACTGAGTCCAAGGGCTATGAAGTAGTGCTCTTCGAGGGCTACGACAAAGACACCACCGACTTCGGCCCCTTCATCAACAAGATTCAGGAATCGGGCGCGGAGGCCGTGCTGGGCGGCGGCCACTTCCAGGACGGCTCCACCTTTGCCCGCCAGATGTACGAAAAGCAGGTACCGGTGAAGTTCATCGCCTTGCTGGTGGCCCCGCCGGAGCCTGACTTTGCTCAGTTGGGCGACGCGGCGGTGGGGATTGTCGGCCCCAGCCAGTGGGAAGC
The Anaerolineae bacterium DNA segment above includes these coding regions:
- a CDS encoding ABC transporter substrate-binding protein; translation: MGETQEASEAPEAPEATEAPAAAKEVILTIGFTESQTGKYNVSSGRQAKGLRLWMDQVNAAGGIKLSDGTVVKFKAVSYDDESSKDRVQELYTRLATEDNADFLISPYSSGLTAAAAIIAEQYGKVMLTTGAASDSTYKQGYTQVFQIYTPASRYLTGATDLLMDLDPAVKKVAFVYENSKFSTAVVEAAKAYTESKGYEVVLFEGYDKDTTDFGPFINKIQESGAEAVLGGGHFQDGSTFARQMYEKQVPVKFIALLVAPPEPDFAQLGDAAVGIVGPSQWEAEASYSPEAAKAAGIAWFGPTSEEFVKAYRAAYNDEEPSYHSAGGYAAGLVLQKAILDADSVDPAKVKAALENMDLMIFFGHIKFDTSEEAHGLQVGHEMVYVQWQKSGDTLQKVIVWPKDAATAEPLYPIH